A window of the Cystobacter fuscus genome harbors these coding sequences:
- a CDS encoding RHS repeat-associated core domain-containing protein yields MMRAIREHKVFGAGALGLLILQCLLGALVVGGATAHAQVVVTPPPPPPPPPPPFRYRETFEDLSVKVMGGRITVKRTYDGVRWLPNHAWSDLELVKPLSASSGSVLSSSGSGGGSGGSSVSVGGIVMAPAGSGTSGSPPPDVPSHAVGVSAVVRMNNSYKGLGGGVYAFGKRSLLRATATGFRWQDRDGHFAEYDTEGRLRSYRDRNGVTVTLQRDAEHRVTGLADTLGRQVLWLEYANNQLSAIHDSTNRRVVYEYTGNRMTRFVDARGNAWTYEYTSNGTPRSRTDPEGRKLNLVGCSGWVWEGKDQDGVGASYKCSYDASKKQSYIQAKTAGGLVAEAWYNSEGLGLRQDVNGKTLTTLVIDGRTRTSIDRNGGRTVNVYDEFDNLLSRTHPDGSSVKYVYGPLYSLVIQKTDENGVVTHYEYDPNGNLTQETEALGRPEQRITVYTYDTYGNRTSAKRLGDARTQESVYQFAYDDSGNLKTLTSPEGSVTQYTYDVMGNVLTLTDPRSKVWTYTYAANGLTLTEIDPLGNTRAYEYDKAGNRTKATNENGKATHFAYNRQHRLTRVTDATARSFTYDYNIDGEVTKAVDREGKARSYQYDLGLRLLKSVDGNGNVSSQSFADEGLAQSGGFLHAAKINWPTFEQQYRYDRRNRVTLNTVLVGDDAQTVGFSYDPVGNIIKATDPNGKSWLFEYDAFGNTTKETDPFGHVTRYQYDNRNNVVAIVDPNGGTSRFEYDRQNRLTREVRPLGQSMRYVFDAADNVIDRIDPKGRKTHYLYDDAERLIRREYFSTAADTVVSQSVDFTRDATGKMVAWSDGTFSGTFVYDDLQRKTDETVNYGNFALSDHYGYYGNGEVSSFVGPDGTPYTYTYDGNNLLASVQTPTGALTINDSLWTEPKTVTLPGGATQTYAYDGLLNLQSLQVKTPAQTPALDLRNTYDRMQAVTQRAIGGVSASYTYDDATRLASAQSSTGTQGYTLDGMGNRVADASGPWTYNANNQLLSRPGVSYTYDENGNLIRKSQGEVRQDYFYDYENRLVRVEDQNGVVIARYGYDPFDRRLYKEVSGVHTYFFHSDQGMVAEVDSTGAFVRTYGYHPQSSFGTRPLFVSTAAGYAYYHLDHLGTPIALTASDGRIVWSADYDPFGGAVVRVGETTSNLRLPGQYWDAETSLHYNDRRYYDPETGRYLTEDPIGIEGGLNLYLYAEADPINYSDPTGECLLAGAIGGALSGAASSIIEQVLTKGCFKAISWKDVVKDAAIDAGVGALTCGLSKLKFRGRCGNSFTDDTLVHTRDGLVPIGDVKVGDEVLSYAEWTREKSYQPVGAVFLHEGIEPVTVLTLANGLKIEATDGHPFHLSGQGWKDAGQLVIGDLLDVREGVQVAVVGVEREPRYGRYVNLSIRYGSTFFVGKDGVLVHNCPMGGGGGPPDVPDGSGHKPFTDVPGSKPPFRGPPGSTARGQTQSRTYGDDGFPAVDRDIGHPDEAGIGCGDHCHDWGRPPGGGPPTDADRGLSRLPTPNDPPVPRGPGVPPPSQ; encoded by the coding sequence ATGATGAGAGCCATCCGCGAACACAAGGTCTTCGGCGCTGGAGCGCTCGGCCTGTTGATCCTGCAGTGCCTGTTGGGCGCGCTCGTGGTCGGCGGTGCCACCGCCCACGCGCAAGTGGTGGTGACGCCACCGCCGCCGCCACCGCCGCCGCCGCCGCCGTTCCGGTACCGGGAGACCTTCGAAGATCTCTCGGTGAAGGTGATGGGCGGGCGCATCACGGTGAAGCGCACCTACGACGGCGTTCGATGGTTGCCGAACCACGCCTGGTCCGATCTCGAGCTGGTGAAGCCGCTGTCCGCCTCGAGCGGGAGCGTCTTGAGCAGTTCGGGGAGCGGCGGAGGCAGTGGTGGGAGCAGTGTCAGTGTCGGCGGCATCGTGATGGCGCCAGCCGGCAGCGGCACCAGTGGTTCGCCTCCGCCGGACGTCCCCTCCCACGCCGTGGGGGTCAGCGCGGTCGTCCGGATGAACAACTCGTACAAGGGCCTGGGCGGCGGGGTGTACGCCTTCGGCAAGCGGAGCCTCCTCCGCGCGACCGCCACCGGATTCCGCTGGCAGGACCGCGACGGGCACTTCGCGGAGTACGACACGGAGGGCCGCCTCCGCTCATACCGCGACCGGAACGGCGTGACCGTCACCCTGCAACGTGACGCCGAGCATCGTGTGACGGGGCTCGCCGATACGCTCGGGCGACAGGTGTTGTGGCTGGAGTACGCCAACAACCAGCTCTCGGCGATCCACGACTCCACGAACCGGCGCGTCGTCTACGAGTACACCGGCAACCGCATGACGCGGTTCGTCGACGCGCGCGGGAACGCATGGACCTACGAGTACACGTCCAACGGCACCCCGCGCAGCCGCACCGACCCCGAGGGTCGCAAGCTCAACCTCGTTGGGTGCTCCGGCTGGGTATGGGAGGGCAAGGACCAGGACGGCGTCGGCGCGAGCTACAAGTGCAGCTACGACGCGTCGAAAAAGCAGTCCTATATCCAGGCGAAGACCGCGGGTGGCCTGGTCGCGGAGGCCTGGTACAACAGCGAGGGTCTCGGGCTCCGCCAGGACGTCAATGGCAAGACGCTCACCACGCTCGTCATCGACGGGCGCACCCGCACGTCGATCGACCGGAACGGCGGGCGCACGGTCAACGTCTACGACGAGTTCGACAACCTGCTCAGCCGGACGCACCCCGACGGCAGTAGCGTGAAGTACGTGTACGGGCCCCTGTACTCGCTCGTCATACAGAAGACGGACGAGAACGGCGTCGTCACCCACTACGAGTACGACCCGAACGGCAACCTGACGCAGGAGACCGAGGCGTTGGGTCGGCCGGAGCAGCGGATCACTGTCTACACGTACGACACCTACGGGAACCGCACGAGCGCCAAGCGCCTGGGAGATGCGCGGACGCAGGAGTCGGTCTACCAGTTCGCCTACGACGACAGCGGCAACCTGAAGACGCTCACGTCTCCGGAGGGGTCAGTCACCCAATACACCTACGACGTCATGGGTAATGTGCTCACCTTGACGGACCCGCGTAGCAAGGTATGGACATACACCTATGCCGCGAACGGCCTAACGCTGACCGAAATCGATCCGCTTGGGAACACCCGCGCCTACGAATACGACAAAGCGGGCAACCGGACGAAGGCGACCAATGAGAACGGCAAGGCGACACATTTCGCTTACAATCGACAGCATCGTCTGACGCGAGTCACGGACGCCACCGCAAGGTCATTTACCTACGATTACAATATCGACGGAGAGGTGACCAAGGCGGTTGATAGAGAGGGAAAGGCCCGGTCGTACCAGTACGATCTCGGTCTGCGCCTGCTCAAGTCAGTGGACGGCAACGGCAATGTCTCCAGCCAATCGTTCGCCGACGAGGGGCTCGCCCAAAGCGGCGGTTTCCTCCACGCAGCTAAGATCAACTGGCCGACCTTCGAGCAGCAGTATCGATACGATCGCCGGAACCGGGTGACGCTCAACACCGTTCTCGTGGGGGATGACGCGCAGACCGTGGGCTTCAGCTATGACCCGGTTGGCAACATCATCAAGGCCACCGACCCGAATGGTAAATCGTGGCTGTTCGAGTACGACGCCTTTGGCAACACGACAAAGGAGACGGATCCGTTTGGGCACGTTACTCGATACCAGTACGACAATCGCAACAACGTTGTGGCCATCGTGGATCCCAATGGTGGCACCAGTCGCTTTGAATATGATCGCCAGAACCGGCTGACCAGGGAAGTCCGGCCGCTCGGTCAATCGATGCGATATGTCTTTGATGCCGCCGACAACGTTATCGACCGCATCGACCCCAAAGGGCGGAAGACACATTACCTCTATGACGACGCGGAACGGCTGATCAGGCGCGAATACTTCTCGACGGCTGCCGACACGGTCGTCTCTCAGTCTGTAGATTTCACCCGCGACGCTACTGGCAAGATGGTCGCTTGGAGTGACGGAACGTTCAGCGGCACGTTTGTCTATGACGATCTTCAACGCAAGACTGATGAGACCGTCAACTACGGCAACTTCGCGCTGAGCGATCACTACGGCTATTACGGTAACGGCGAGGTAAGCAGTTTCGTTGGCCCAGATGGAACTCCATACACATATACGTATGATGGGAACAATCTGCTTGCCTCCGTCCAGACTCCGACTGGTGCATTGACGATCAATGACTCGCTCTGGACTGAACCGAAGACGGTGACCCTGCCTGGTGGGGCAACTCAGACCTACGCCTACGATGGCCTGCTCAACCTGCAGAGCTTACAGGTCAAGACTCCGGCGCAGACTCCTGCCCTCGATTTACGTAACACCTATGATCGCATGCAGGCAGTTACTCAGCGAGCGATTGGCGGCGTTTCGGCGAGTTATACCTATGACGACGCCACCAGACTTGCCAGCGCGCAGTCCTCCACCGGTACGCAGGGTTACACGCTGGATGGCATGGGCAATCGTGTCGCCGACGCAAGCGGGCCCTGGACCTACAACGCGAACAACCAGTTGTTGAGCCGTCCAGGAGTCTCCTACACCTACGACGAGAACGGTAATCTCATTCGCAAGAGTCAAGGCGAAGTGAGGCAGGACTACTTCTACGACTACGAGAACCGCCTGGTCCGAGTCGAAGACCAGAACGGTGTCGTCATCGCGCGATACGGCTACGATCCATTCGACAGACGCCTGTACAAAGAGGTTAGTGGGGTACACACATACTTCTTTCACTCGGACCAGGGCATGGTTGCCGAGGTGGATTCGACTGGAGCGTTCGTACGAACCTACGGCTATCATCCTCAGAGTAGTTTTGGCACCCGGCCGCTATTCGTCAGTACAGCGGCTGGCTATGCCTACTATCACCTCGACCACCTGGGAACGCCGATCGCGTTGACCGCTTCCGATGGGCGGATCGTCTGGTCAGCCGATTACGACCCATTCGGTGGGGCAGTTGTTCGAGTGGGCGAGACGACAAGCAATCTGCGTCTTCCAGGCCAGTACTGGGACGCCGAGACCAGCCTGCATTACAACGACCGGCGGTACTACGACCCGGAGACCGGGCGCTATCTGACGGAAGATCCCATCGGCATCGAGGGTGGGCTGAATCTCTACCTGTACGCGGAAGCCGATCCCATCAATTACAGCGATCCGACCGGTGAATGCCTGCTCGCCGGGGCCATTGGAGGTGCGCTCTCGGGGGCTGCCTCCAGCATCATCGAGCAGGTGCTCACCAAGGGGTGTTTCAAGGCGATCAGCTGGAAAGACGTAGTCAAGGATGCGGCCATCGATGCGGGCGTGGGGGCACTGACCTGCGGATTATCGAAGCTGAAGTTTCGGGGACGGTGTGGCAACAGCTTCACGGACGACACGCTGGTTCATACCCGCGATGGCTTGGTACCGATCGGCGATGTGAAGGTAGGCGACGAGGTTCTCTCCTACGCCGAGTGGACCCGGGAGAAGAGCTACCAGCCAGTTGGCGCGGTCTTCTTGCATGAAGGCATTGAGCCAGTCACCGTTCTCACTCTCGCAAATGGTTTGAAGATCGAGGCCACGGATGGCCATCCCTTCCACTTGTCCGGTCAGGGGTGGAAAGATGCTGGCCAGCTGGTTATCGGAGACCTGCTCGACGTGCGGGAAGGAGTGCAGGTTGCAGTCGTTGGCGTCGAGCGTGAGCCGAGGTATGGGCGCTACGTCAATCTTTCGATCAGGTATGGAAGCACGTTCTTCGTGGGCAAGGATGGCGTGCTCGTTCACAACTGCCCGATGGGGGGCGGTGGTGGTCCCCCCGATGTCCCCGATGGTAGTGGGCACAAGCCATTCACCGATGTTCCTGGGAGCAAGCCACCCTTCCGGGGTCCTCCTGGGAGTACCGCACGTGGCCAAACGCAGTCCCGCACCTACGGCGATGATGGTTTTCCCGCCGTTGACCGCGACATCGGCCATCCAGATGAAGCAGGAATAGGATGCGGCGATCACTGCCATGATTGGGGAAGACCCCCAGGTGGAGGGCCGCCTACGGATGCTGATCGTGGTTTGTCTCGCCTTCCGACCCCGAATGACCCTCCGGTCCCTCGCGGACCCGGAGTTCCACCACCATCCCAATAG